The uncultured Sphaerochaeta sp. genome includes the window GAGCATCCACTAGCAGGGTGAGCAACATGGCCCCGATGGCTACAATGAATGAGTTTCCCATCCAGTTGAGAATATAGGTGGATGTGAAGGCCTTGGTATAGTTTGCAAATGTAGGGTTCTGTGGCCAGAAGGAGAATGTCTTGGTAATGACTTCCTCTTCCAGTTTCAAGCTGGTGATCACCATCCATATCAAGGGGAATACCCAGATCAGGATAATAAGGATTTCCAGCGCTCGTTTGAGAAGTGTTTTCTTGTTGTATCTCATGCGCGATCCTTCCTTCCAAGCAAGGTGTATTGCATGATGCTGATCCCCAGGATGATGATGAAGAGGATATAACTCATTGCTGCACTGTAGCCCATCTTGAAGTACTTGAAGCCCGTTTCATAGATGTATTGAACAAGTACCCTGGTTGTCCCATGGGGACCTCCCCCAGTCATGACATAGACTTGGCCGAATACATTGAATGAGGCGATGATCTGTAATATCAGACAGAGAACCGTGGTTGATCTGACCAATGGTATGGTGATGTGTCGTACGCTTTGCAGATAGGAAGCCCCATCGATAGCCGCCGACTCATACACTTCCTTGGGAATTTGTTTTATGCCCGCGCTGAAAAGAACCATGTTGAAACCGGCTGTCCACCAGAGTGTTGTCAGGGAGACAGACCACATGGCCAGGCTTTCGCTGGTAAGCCAGCTTATTGGATCTTGACCCATCTGCATCAATACTTGGTTGAACACTCCCCAATCCTTCTGCATCAGCCAAGCCCAAAGTGTACTGACTACCGTCATGGAGAAGATGTAGGGGAAAAAGAACACATTCTCCATGATACCCTTGTACGGTGATGAGCCGGTGACTGCAAGTGCCATCAAGAAGCCCAGGACCAAAAGAGATGGTGTGGTAATCAATACAAACTGCAAGGTATGCCAGAGAGAAGAATAGAATTTGTCATCGGAAAACAGGGTTACATAGTTCTCCCATCCAATGAATTTGGCTGTAGAGAGAATGTCCCATTTGAAGAAGCTGATGTAGAGCCCCGACAAAAGAGGATAGATCATGAAGGCTAGGTAGACGATGAGAAAGGGAATGGAGAATACAATTCCGTCTC containing:
- a CDS encoding sugar ABC transporter permease, with the protein product MIPGNKDTRDGIVFSIPFLIVYLAFMIYPLLSGLYISFFKWDILSTAKFIGWENYVTLFSDDKFYSSLWHTLQFVLITTPSLLVLGFLMALAVTGSSPYKGIMENVFFFPYIFSMTVVSTLWAWLMQKDWGVFNQVLMQMGQDPISWLTSESLAMWSVSLTTLWWTAGFNMVLFSAGIKQIPKEVYESAAIDGASYLQSVRHITIPLVRSTTVLCLILQIIASFNVFGQVYVMTGGGPHGTTRVLVQYIYETGFKYFKMGYSAAMSYILFIIILGISIMQYTLLGRKDRA